In the genome of Raphanus sativus cultivar WK10039 chromosome 4, ASM80110v3, whole genome shotgun sequence, one region contains:
- the LOC108850315 gene encoding uncharacterized protein LOC108850315, whose translation MWRKLLDLRPLALQFCQSQLGNGQNTSFWHDVWTPLGQLITHIGPAGPRNLRIRDNAVVADAISGVSWTLPHPRSQKEVDLHAHLTTLILPLPIDVEDDYIWVAGDSSSLSFRSSTTWERLRPREEVKSWVDVVWFKGAIPKLSFNMWVANYDRLPTRSRLLAWGLPISADCPLCSTYVETRDHLLLSCTYSHAIWREVFSRCNHPVAPFTNWAELLSWIRAATSSKMRLLRKLASQSVVYHLWKQRNNLIHNQISLPPATVFRNVDRELRNIISARRHRKGYASLMVMWLR comes from the coding sequence ATGTGGCGGAAGCTCTTAGACCTGCGACCCCTAGCACTTCAGTTCTGTCAGTCACAGCTAGGTAACGGCCAGAATACGAGCTTCTGGCACGATGTATGGACCCCGCTTGGACAGTTAATCACACATATCGGTCCTGCTGGCCCAAGAAATTTGCGCATCAGAGACAACGCGGTGGTAGCGGATGCAATCTCTGGTGTTTCATGGACACTGCCACACCCTAGATCACAAAAGGAAGTTGATTTACATGCTCATCTCACTACTCTCATTTTACCATTACCTATTGATGTTGAGGATGATTATATATGGGTTGCTGGTGattcctcttctctctctttcaggTCGTCCACAACGTGGGAGAGGCTTAGGCCAAGGGAAGAAGTCAAGAGCTGGGTGGATGTTGTTTGGTTCAAAGGAGCTATTCCGAAGCTCAGTTTCAACATGTGGGTAGCCAACTACGATCGATTGCCGACACGTTCAAGACTGCTGGCGTGGGGATTACCTATCTCCGCTGACTGTCCGCTCTGCTCCACCTACGTCGAAACAAGGGACCACCTCCTCCTCTCCTGTACTTACAGCCACGCTATATGGCGAGAGGTCTTCAGCAGATGTAACCATCCTGTCGCGCCCTTCACTAATTGGGCAGAACTGTTATCTTGGATCAGAGCTGCAACTTCTTCTAAGATGCGGCTTCTAAGAAAGCTAGCGTCGCAATCAGTGGTGTACCATTTGTGGAAGCAGAGGAACAACTTGATACACAATCAGATTTCACTACCGCCTGCTACTGTCTTCCGAAACGTTGACAGGGagttaagaaatataatttcagCAAGGCGCCATAGGAAAGGATACGCTTCTCTCATGGTCATGTGGTTGAGATAA